A genome region from Dickeya dadantii NCPPB 898 includes the following:
- the nuoG gene encoding NADH-quinone oxidoreductase subunit NuoG, whose translation MATIHVDGKEYEVDGADNLLQACLSLGLDIPYFCWHPALGSVGACRLCAVKQYQNAEDTRGRLVMSCMTPASDGTYIAIDDDEAKQFRKTIVEFLMTNHPHDCPVCEEGGNCHLQDMTVMTGHSFRRYRFTKRTHHNQDLGPFISHEMNRCIACYRCVRYYKDYADGKDLGVYGAHDNVYFGRPEDGVLESEFSGNLVEVCPTGVFTDKTHSERYNRKWDMQFAPSICQQCSVGCNTSPGERYGELRRIENRYNGSVNHYFLCDRGRFGYGYVNLKDRPRQPLQRRGDDWIALNAEQALQGAADVLRQAKKVIGIGSPRASVESNFALRELVGAGNFYTGVSQAEQHRLQLMLKVLKESGVHTPSLREIEGYDAVLVLGEDLTQTGARIALAVRQAVKGKAREMAAAQKVADWQIAAILNIGQHAKHPLFVTNVDSTRLDDIAAWSYRAPVAEQARLGFAIAHALDNAAPAVSDLPADLSQKVDVIVQALAGARKPLIISGTNAGSDDVIAAAANVAKALKGRGSDVGITFVAASANSIGVTMMGGGSLDEALSQLETGEADSVVVLENDLYRHAPAARVDAALAKAANLIVLDHQRTAIMDKASLVLSSASFAESDGTLVNQEGRAQRFFQVYDPTYYDGKVVMLESWRWLHSLYITYNSRQVDWTQLDHVIDACVNALPQLAAIKDAAPDASFRINGQKLAREPHRYSGRTAMRANISVHEPRQPQDRDTMFTFSMEGNNSPLAERQQVPFAWAPGWNSPQAWNKFQDEVGGHLRHGDPGVRLIEAGDASLAYFSQIPAPFAPQQGQWQVAPYYNLFGSDELSQRSGVIQQRMPQACAVVNQADAALLGVNAGALLDITCGGQTLRLPVRLSTELRQGQVGLPLGFPGIAPVLAGATVEMLREAAQ comes from the coding sequence ATGGCAACGATTCATGTAGACGGCAAAGAATATGAAGTGGACGGAGCGGATAACCTGCTGCAGGCTTGTCTGTCTCTGGGACTTGATATTCCCTACTTTTGCTGGCACCCGGCGCTGGGGAGCGTCGGTGCTTGCCGCCTGTGTGCGGTCAAGCAGTACCAGAACGCGGAAGATACCCGTGGTCGTCTGGTAATGTCCTGTATGACGCCGGCGTCGGATGGCACTTATATCGCCATTGACGATGACGAGGCAAAGCAGTTCCGCAAGACCATTGTGGAATTTCTGATGACCAACCATCCGCACGACTGTCCGGTTTGTGAGGAAGGGGGTAACTGTCATCTGCAGGATATGACGGTAATGACGGGCCACAGTTTCCGTCGTTACCGTTTCACCAAACGTACGCACCACAATCAGGATCTCGGCCCGTTCATCTCCCACGAAATGAACCGCTGTATCGCTTGTTACCGCTGCGTGCGTTATTACAAGGATTACGCCGACGGTAAAGACCTGGGTGTTTACGGCGCGCATGACAACGTCTATTTCGGTCGCCCGGAAGACGGCGTGTTGGAAAGCGAATTCTCCGGCAACCTGGTGGAAGTCTGCCCGACCGGGGTTTTCACCGACAAAACCCATTCCGAGCGTTATAACCGTAAATGGGACATGCAGTTCGCGCCCAGCATTTGCCAGCAGTGCAGCGTGGGTTGCAACACCAGCCCGGGCGAGCGTTATGGCGAACTGCGTCGTATCGAAAACCGCTATAACGGCAGCGTGAACCACTATTTCCTGTGCGACCGCGGCCGTTTTGGTTATGGCTACGTCAACCTGAAAGACCGGCCGCGTCAGCCGCTGCAACGTCGTGGCGATGACTGGATTGCGCTGAATGCCGAGCAAGCGTTGCAGGGCGCGGCCGATGTGCTGCGTCAGGCGAAGAAAGTGATCGGTATCGGTTCACCGCGCGCCAGCGTGGAAAGCAACTTCGCGTTGCGCGAACTGGTCGGCGCCGGCAACTTCTATACCGGCGTCTCACAGGCGGAACAACATCGCCTGCAACTGATGTTGAAAGTTCTGAAAGAGAGCGGTGTGCATACGCCGTCTCTGCGTGAAATCGAAGGCTACGACGCCGTGCTGGTGCTGGGAGAAGATTTGACCCAGACCGGCGCGCGCATTGCGCTGGCGGTACGTCAGGCGGTGAAAGGCAAAGCCCGTGAAATGGCGGCCGCCCAGAAAGTGGCCGACTGGCAGATTGCGGCGATCCTGAACATCGGTCAGCACGCCAAACATCCGCTGTTCGTCACCAACGTCGACAGCACCCGTCTGGACGATATCGCCGCCTGGAGTTACCGCGCGCCGGTGGCTGAGCAGGCACGACTCGGTTTTGCGATTGCCCACGCACTCGACAATGCCGCGCCGGCGGTCAGCGATCTGCCGGCCGACCTCAGCCAGAAAGTGGACGTAATTGTTCAGGCGCTGGCGGGGGCTCGCAAGCCGCTGATCATCTCCGGCACCAACGCGGGCAGCGATGATGTGATCGCCGCCGCCGCCAACGTCGCCAAAGCGCTGAAAGGCCGTGGTTCGGATGTCGGCATCACCTTTGTGGCCGCTTCCGCCAACAGTATCGGTGTAACCATGATGGGCGGCGGTTCGCTGGATGAAGCGCTGTCGCAGTTGGAAACCGGCGAAGCCGACAGCGTGGTGGTGTTGGAAAACGACCTGTATCGTCATGCGCCGGCCGCCCGTGTGGATGCCGCGCTGGCGAAAGCCGCCAACCTGATTGTGCTGGACCATCAACGCACCGCGATCATGGACAAGGCCAGCCTGGTGCTGTCCTCCGCCAGCTTTGCGGAAAGCGACGGCACGCTCGTCAACCAGGAAGGCCGCGCTCAGCGTTTCTTCCAGGTTTATGACCCGACTTACTACGACGGCAAAGTGGTGATGCTGGAAAGCTGGCGCTGGCTGCATTCCCTGTATATCACCTACAACAGCCGTCAGGTGGACTGGACGCAACTGGACCACGTGATTGACGCCTGCGTTAACGCGTTGCCGCAGTTGGCCGCGATCAAAGACGCGGCGCCGGATGCCTCGTTCCGCATCAACGGGCAGAAACTGGCGCGCGAACCGCATCGTTACAGCGGTCGTACCGCCATGCGCGCCAACATCAGCGTGCACGAGCCGCGTCAGCCGCAGGACCGTGACACCATGTTTACCTTCTCTATGGAAGGGAACAACAGTCCGCTGGCCGAGCGTCAACAGGTACCGTTTGCCTGGGCGCCGGGCTGGAACTCGCCGCAGGCGTGGAACAAATTCCAGGATGAAGTGGGCGGGCATTTGCGCCACGGCGATCCGGGCGTGCGTCTGATCGAAGCCGGCGACGCTTCGCTGGCGTATTTCAGCCAGATTCCGGCGCCGTTCGCTCCGCAACAGGGGCAGTGGCAGGTTGCGCCTTACTACAATCTGTTCGGCAGCGACGAGTTGTCACAGCGTTCCGGCGTTATCCAGCAGCGTATGCCGCAGGCCTGCGCGGTAGTGAATCAGGCCGATGCCGCCTTGCTGGGCGTCAATGCCGGCGCGTTGCTGGACATCACCTGTGGTGGTCAGACGCTGCGTCTGCCGGTGCGTCTGAGCACTGAGCTGCGTCAGGGCCAGGTTGGTTTGCCGCTGGGCTTTCCGGGGATTGCTCCGGTACTGGCGGGCGCGACCGTTGAAATGCTGCGGGAGGCTGCGCAATGA
- the nuoF gene encoding NADH-quinone oxidoreductase subunit NuoF, whose translation MSKNIVLTAEQHPLTWRLRADKQPVWLDEYRSKNGYAGAQKALTGMAQDEVVTLVKDAGLRGRGGAGFSTGLKWSLMPKDESMNIRYLLCNADEMEPGTYKDRLLMEQMPHLLVEGMLIGAYALKAYRGYIFLRGEYVEAAANLRRAIAEATEAGLLGKNIMGTGFNFELFVHTGAGRYICGEETALINSLEGRRANPRSKPPFPASAGAWGKPTCVNNVETLCNVPAIIEHGVEWYQGLSAGKSKDAGTKLMGFSGRVKNPGLWELPFGTTAREILEDYAGGMRDGLTLKAWQPGGAGTDFLTDAHLDLPMDFENIGKAGSRLGTALAMAVDNEINMVSLTRNLEEFFARESCGWCTPCRDGLPWSVKILRALERGEGQPGDIETLEQLCRFLGPGNTFCAHAPGAVEPLQSAIKYFRDEFEAGIARQVVSNAKPIGGIQPNLLKQRW comes from the coding sequence ATGAGTAAAAACATTGTTCTGACGGCTGAACAGCATCCCCTGACCTGGCGTCTGCGCGCGGACAAACAGCCGGTATGGCTGGACGAATACCGCAGCAAGAACGGTTATGCCGGTGCCCAAAAGGCGCTGACCGGCATGGCGCAGGATGAGGTGGTGACTCTGGTCAAGGATGCTGGCCTGCGTGGTCGCGGCGGTGCGGGTTTCTCCACGGGTCTCAAGTGGAGCCTGATGCCGAAAGACGAAAGCATGAATATCCGCTATCTGCTGTGTAACGCGGATGAGATGGAGCCGGGCACTTACAAAGACCGCCTGCTGATGGAGCAGATGCCGCATTTGCTGGTGGAGGGCATGCTGATAGGCGCTTATGCGCTGAAAGCCTATCGCGGTTATATCTTCCTGCGCGGTGAATACGTTGAGGCGGCGGCTAATTTGCGCCGTGCTATCGCTGAAGCGACAGAGGCGGGGCTGCTTGGCAAAAACATTATGGGCACCGGCTTTAATTTCGAGCTGTTTGTGCACACCGGCGCCGGTCGCTACATCTGCGGCGAAGAAACGGCGCTGATTAACTCGCTGGAAGGCCGTCGCGCCAATCCGCGCTCCAAACCGCCGTTCCCGGCTTCCGCCGGCGCGTGGGGTAAACCCACCTGCGTAAACAACGTGGAAACGCTGTGCAACGTGCCGGCCATCATCGAGCATGGTGTGGAATGGTATCAGGGATTGTCGGCCGGCAAGAGCAAAGACGCCGGCACTAAGCTGATGGGCTTCTCTGGTCGGGTGAAAAATCCGGGCCTGTGGGAGCTGCCGTTTGGCACCACCGCCCGTGAAATTCTGGAAGATTACGCTGGCGGCATGCGCGATGGCTTGACGCTGAAAGCCTGGCAGCCCGGCGGTGCCGGTACCGACTTCCTGACCGATGCGCATCTGGATCTGCCGATGGATTTCGAAAACATCGGCAAAGCCGGTAGCCGTCTGGGTACGGCGCTGGCGATGGCGGTCGACAATGAAATCAACATGGTATCGCTGACGCGCAATCTGGAAGAGTTCTTCGCCCGCGAGTCTTGCGGCTGGTGTACACCATGCCGCGACGGCCTGCCGTGGAGCGTGAAGATTCTGCGTGCGCTGGAGCGTGGGGAAGGGCAGCCGGGCGACATTGAAACGCTGGAGCAATTGTGCCGTTTCCTGGGGCCGGGCAACACCTTCTGCGCCCACGCGCCGGGGGCGGTCGAACCGCTGCAGAGCGCCATTAAATATTTCCGGGACGAATTCGAGGCAGGCATCGCCAGACAGGTTGTCAGTAACGCCAAACCGATTGGCGGCATTCAGCCCAACCTGCTGAAACAGCGCTGGTAA